From Candidatus Sphingomonas colombiensis, one genomic window encodes:
- a CDS encoding glutathione S-transferase family protein encodes MIELYHCVDARSFRALWALEEMGLPYRLHVLPFPPRLFRPDYLEQNPLGTIPLLLDGEVRMTESAAIPQYLATRYGPTPLAVSADEPDYALWLDWLHRSEATLTFPQTIILRYTQLEPEERRLDQAVADYTQWFLSRLRHLTRALADREWLCAGRFTMADLCVGYALLLARDLGLEHKFSPEIAAYWERLSTRPAFLAAKAAQK; translated from the coding sequence ATGATTGAGCTTTACCATTGCGTCGATGCACGCTCGTTCCGCGCATTATGGGCGCTGGAGGAGATGGGGCTGCCCTATCGCCTCCATGTCCTGCCCTTTCCGCCCCGCCTGTTTCGGCCCGATTATCTCGAACAGAATCCGCTCGGCACGATCCCGCTGCTGCTCGATGGCGAGGTGAGGATGACCGAATCCGCCGCGATCCCGCAATATCTCGCGACCCGCTACGGGCCGACCCCATTGGCGGTCAGCGCGGACGAGCCCGATTACGCACTGTGGCTCGACTGGCTCCACCGCAGCGAAGCGACGCTGACCTTCCCGCAGACGATCATCCTGCGCTATACCCAGCTCGAGCCCGAGGAGCGCCGGCTCGATCAGGCGGTCGCGGATTATACGCAATGGTTCCTGTCACGCCTGCGCCACCTGACCCGCGCGCTCGCCGACCGCGAATGGCTGTGCGCCGGGCGCTTCACCATGGCCGATCTTTGCGTCGGCTATGCCCTGTTGCTGGCGCGCGATCTTGGCCTCGAACACAAGTTCAGCCCGGAAATCGCGGCATATTGGGAAAGACTGTCCACCCGACCGGCCTTTCTCGCCGCAAAGGCCGCGCAGAAATAA